A genomic segment from Orientia tsutsugamushi str. Boryong encodes:
- a CDS encoding tyrosine-type recombinase/integrase translates to MTSISSKFINRALRKIKIPKGEKLLIIHDPDIIGLKLKISCTVCGGIVRKTWILEQKYKNQSLKIRIVEFPYLSIKEARKIARELKTLMANGIDPRAVKHQQQIEENENRIKERERKANDITFKELCYKYIEEYAKIYTINWKENADRVHTYAQALYEKKISKIRMSDIEPIFNDISKEGKYATANALLATLRTIFNKAIKWGLIENNPTLGIEQHKLQARERRLSYDEMGRFLQVLCGEASPLIRDFALLALYTGARKSNVLEMEWDNIDFERKIWHIPKTKNGKAQNIPLTDEAMEILQARKLISTSKWVLPSSTSESGHLSHPNTAWKIICEKASIKNFRIHDLRRTFASCMGDAGESQRTISIALNHINPNSTIPYTIACMELVREYMSKAIQIISECARSYNIYNTI, encoded by the coding sequence ATGACTTCAATATCATCAAAGTTTATAAATCGAGCACTACGTAAAATTAAAATTCCTAAGGGAGAAAAATTATTAATTATCCACGATCCAGATATAATAGGACTTAAACTGAAAATCTCATGTACAGTCTGTGGAGGAATAGTAAGAAAAACATGGATTTTAGAACAAAAATATAAAAACCAGAGTTTAAAAATAAGGATAGTGGAATTTCCATATTTATCTATTAAAGAAGCTAGAAAAATAGCAAGAGAATTAAAGACATTAATGGCGAACGGAATAGATCCAAGAGCAGTAAAACATCAACAACAGATAGAAGAAAATGAGAATCGTATAAAAGAAAGAGAAAGAAAAGCTAACGATATTACATTCAAAGAGCTGTGTTATAAGTATATTGAAGAGTATGCCAAAATATATACTATAAACTGGAAAGAGAATGCTGACAGAGTACATACTTATGCACAAGCATTATATGAAAAAAAGATAAGCAAGATTCGAATGAGTGATATTGAACCAATATTCAATGATATCAGCAAAGAGGGAAAATATGCCACAGCAAATGCATTGCTAGCAACCTTACGCACTATATTTAATAAGGCAATAAAATGGGGATTAATAGAAAACAATCCTACTCTAGGGATAGAGCAGCATAAACTGCAAGCAAGAGAGAGACGTCTAAGTTACGATGAAATGGGTAGATTTTTACAAGTATTATGCGGAGAAGCAAGTCCATTGATAAGAGATTTTGCATTACTAGCGTTATATACTGGAGCTAGAAAAAGTAATGTGTTAGAGATGGAATGGGACAATATAGATTTTGAAAGAAAAATATGGCATATACCAAAAACTAAGAACGGAAAGGCGCAAAATATACCATTAACAGATGAGGCAATGGAAATATTGCAAGCAAGGAAATTAATATCTACAAGTAAATGGGTACTACCAAGTTCTACTAGCGAAAGCGGACACTTATCGCATCCAAATACCGCATGGAAGATAATTTGTGAAAAGGCAAGCATAAAAAATTTCAGAATACACGATCTAAGAAGGACGTTTGCAAGTTGTATGGGGGATGCAGGCGAAAGTCAGAGGACAATTAGTATAGCATTGAATCATATTAATCCAAACTCAACAATACCTTATACTATAGCTTGTATGGAGTTAGTACGAGAGTATATGTCTAAGGCTATACAAATAATTAGTGAATGTGCTAGAAGTTATAATATTTATAATACTATCTGA